In Balneola sp., one genomic interval encodes:
- a CDS encoding cupin gives MSKVIKCENFEWQGVERKDYKSDTSCYQGVHRYSILGEGEHEQELNFQTRYFEVNAGGYTSLEYHRHPHTVVIIRGSGSMVLGDEIYELNIHDVVFISPETLHQFHADKEENLGFICIVDRYRDKPTLPDDDYIASEVRNPEVKEKLKR, from the coding sequence ATGTCTAAAGTTATTAAGTGTGAAAATTTTGAATGGCAGGGAGTAGAAAGGAAAGACTATAAGTCTGATACCTCTTGTTATCAAGGGGTACATAGATATTCAATTTTGGGAGAAGGTGAGCACGAGCAGGAACTCAATTTTCAAACCCGATACTTTGAAGTCAATGCAGGAGGTTATACTTCACTCGAGTATCATCGGCATCCACACACAGTGGTGATTATAAGAGGCTCCGGTTCAATGGTTTTAGGGGATGAGATTTATGAGCTAAATATACACGATGTAGTATTTATCTCTCCGGAAACACTTCATCAATTTCATGCCGATAAGGAAGAGAATCTGGGTTTTATATGCATTGTAGATCGATATCGGGATAAGCCGACCTTACCTGACGATGATTACATAGCATCAGAAGTCAGGAATCCTGAAGTAAAAGAAAAATTAAAAAGATGA
- a CDS encoding GntR family transcriptional regulator, with amino-acid sequence MKTSAKHISDRIRLMIATKQFQVGEMLPSTRELGQQLEASFHTVRKAYHILEDEGLILGEQGRGFTVKTQTPLLDKSARLEVGGEKVQALVEELIGYGLDESEIELLFQEQLGFMEWPDRIQTCASVGENRELGQMLADAIKKQVGVKSQVIEADEYESAAKYDALFVPIHLMSNFRSLRESLLIIPIVYDYDPDILLSMVERAAIATIGLVAGNEETIPKLINELKRSINFEGSFVAGTTYGKSLPLFVRDSDLILYTPESARLVEQKVPERSRLRLEYLLSEKSSEMIRAELWDQ; translated from the coding sequence TTGAAAACCTCGGCAAAACATATCTCTGATCGTATTCGACTGATGATTGCGACTAAGCAGTTTCAGGTGGGTGAGATGTTGCCATCAACCCGTGAACTGGGTCAGCAGCTGGAAGCTAGTTTTCATACGGTCCGAAAAGCGTATCATATTTTAGAGGATGAAGGGTTAATCTTAGGTGAACAAGGGAGAGGCTTCACGGTAAAAACCCAGACTCCGCTTTTGGATAAATCTGCCCGATTAGAGGTCGGAGGTGAGAAAGTTCAGGCACTGGTTGAAGAGCTTATTGGTTACGGTTTGGATGAGTCTGAAATTGAACTCCTTTTTCAGGAACAATTGGGTTTTATGGAATGGCCCGACCGGATACAAACTTGCGCCAGTGTTGGCGAGAACCGTGAATTGGGACAAATGCTTGCGGATGCCATCAAAAAACAAGTTGGGGTAAAAAGTCAGGTTATTGAAGCTGATGAATATGAAAGTGCCGCTAAGTACGATGCCCTTTTTGTCCCAATCCACCTGATGAGCAATTTTCGAAGCCTTCGGGAAAGTTTGCTAATCATTCCGATTGTGTATGATTACGATCCGGATATTTTACTCTCAATGGTGGAAAGAGCAGCAATTGCGACTATAGGTTTAGTAGCCGGAAATGAAGAAACGATTCCGAAGCTTATAAATGAACTAAAGCGTTCTATTAATTTTGAAGGTTCTTTTGTGGCAGGGACAACGTATGGAAAATCATTACCGCTTTTTGTTCGGGACTCAGATCTTATCTTATACACTCCTGAAAGCGCCCGGTTGGTAGAACAAAAAGTACCCGAGAGAAGCCGACTCAGACTGGAATATTTACTTTCTGAGAAAAGTTCTGAAATGATTCGGGCAGAACTTTGGGATCAGTAG
- a CDS encoding glycoside hydrolase family 3 gives MLRLLLPLLLLLSAIGCQQKGATQPEEIIDAKRLGQMILIGFRGTELSSADSVYKDLKERNIAGVVLFDRDVITGNRSRNIENPTQLLQLSSDIISNASTPPIIAVDQEGGLVSRLKESKGFPESVSAEYLGNLDNEDSTRHYARIMAQEFMVVGTNTNFGPVIDVNTNPDNPVIGRLERSFSSDPEKVVEHAGYVIDEYSKEGVLSVLKHFPGHGSSTTDSHLGFTDVTDTWDQKELIPYKEFFAKKEIHAVMTAHIFNANIDSVWPATLSEKTINGLLRDSLGFEGVVFSDDMQMDAIRAEYGLETAIQQAINAGVDILIFGNNLVYDEDIAERAVEIIQKLLREGKVEKETVEKSLARIDSLKTNVIAELCSCFNF, from the coding sequence ATGCTTCGACTTTTATTACCTCTCCTGCTCTTACTTTCTGCCATTGGCTGCCAGCAAAAAGGTGCCACACAACCTGAAGAAATCATTGACGCAAAAAGGCTGGGGCAGATGATCCTGATTGGGTTTCGGGGAACTGAACTCTCCTCTGCTGATTCTGTATATAAAGACCTTAAAGAGCGAAACATAGCCGGAGTCGTACTATTTGACCGGGACGTCATTACAGGTAACAGAAGCCGGAATATCGAAAACCCAACTCAGCTTCTGCAACTTTCCAGTGATATCATTTCAAATGCATCAACGCCGCCGATTATAGCAGTAGATCAGGAAGGTGGTTTGGTAAGCAGACTAAAAGAAAGTAAGGGCTTTCCGGAATCGGTGTCCGCAGAATACTTGGGCAATTTGGATAATGAAGATTCTACCCGACACTATGCTCGCATAATGGCCCAGGAATTCATGGTAGTTGGCACCAATACCAACTTTGGCCCTGTGATTGATGTCAATACCAATCCTGACAATCCGGTAATTGGAAGGCTTGAGCGTAGTTTTTCCTCTGATCCCGAAAAGGTGGTTGAGCATGCAGGATATGTTATTGATGAATATTCAAAAGAAGGGGTCTTATCAGTTCTAAAGCATTTTCCGGGACATGGAAGTTCAACTACTGACAGTCACCTTGGCTTTACGGATGTAACAGATACCTGGGACCAAAAAGAACTCATTCCTTACAAAGAATTTTTTGCCAAGAAAGAAATTCATGCCGTGATGACGGCGCACATTTTTAACGCGAATATTGATTCCGTTTGGCCGGCCACCCTTTCTGAAAAAACCATCAATGGACTGCTTCGTGACTCTTTGGGTTTTGAGGGCGTTGTGTTTTCTGATGATATGCAGATGGATGCCATCCGTGCAGAGTATGGTTTGGAAACAGCCATTCAGCAAGCCATAAACGCCGGAGTAGATATTCTAATCTTTGGTAACAATTTGGTTTATGATGAAGACATTGCAGAACGTGCCGTCGAAATTATTCAAAAGCTTTTACGGGAAGGAAAAGTTGAAAAAGAAACGGTAGAAAAATCACTGGCTCGAATCGATTCCCTTAAAACAAATGTAATTGCCGAACTTTGCAGTTGCTTTAATTTTTGA
- a CDS encoding YihA family ribosome biogenesis GTP-binding protein: MFNAQPKFITSATQLEECPPATLPEVCFAGRSNVGKSSLINALLNKKNIARTSNVPGKTQQMNYYQVGSEFFLVDLPGYGYAKVPKKERERWGKNIREYLLDRESLSLILHVVDCRHDPSQLDEDFFYWMAMNEKPFSVVLSKSDKISRNKVNQSKAKVRRVLKEMNIEIPILPYSSDTREGVPEIKELITEFVTHSKTEG; this comes from the coding sequence ATGTTTAACGCTCAGCCAAAATTTATTACAAGTGCCACTCAGCTCGAAGAATGTCCACCTGCTACGCTGCCGGAAGTCTGTTTTGCAGGTCGTTCAAATGTGGGGAAATCTTCGCTGATTAATGCCCTTCTGAATAAGAAAAACATTGCACGAACATCGAATGTACCTGGTAAAACCCAGCAGATGAACTATTACCAAGTAGGCAGTGAGTTTTTCTTGGTCGATTTGCCAGGCTATGGATATGCCAAAGTCCCTAAAAAGGAACGCGAACGCTGGGGTAAGAATATCCGGGAATATTTACTGGACCGGGAATCACTAAGCTTAATTTTGCACGTGGTTGATTGTCGCCATGATCCAAGTCAGCTTGACGAAGATTTTTTCTATTGGATGGCAATGAATGAGAAGCCATTTTCGGTGGTGTTGTCAAAATCAGATAAGATTTCCAGAAATAAAGTAAATCAGTCAAAGGCTAAAGTCCGGCGAGTTCTAAAGGAAATGAATATTGAAATTCCTATACTTCCCTATTCCTCAGATACCCGGGAAGGAGTTCCTGAAATTAAAGAACTAATCACCGAGTTTGTTACTCATTCTAAAACTGAGGGTTGA
- a CDS encoding amidophosphoribosyltransferase — MSDKPREYCGIYGIYNHPDAAIHTYYGLHALQHRGQESAGIVTSYFDDDKERYAMPAYKDFGLVLNVFSKSKIFKKILKGNNAIGHNRYSTSGSSKNPANIQPFRVHYRNGNLAIGHNGNLSNAKQIRDRFRKEGVLFQSTSDTELILHLISHSDKEDQMEQIMDALNQIEGAYCLVILTDDKLIAVRDPNGFRPLALGKVDGAYCVSSETCAFDINNAEYIRDVQPGEVVVIDREADENNEPKSYSIPPKEGTGTSQCIFEYVYFSRPDSKIFGEMVDKIRRNLGKQLAKEHPIDDIVKNNKTGKKPVVISVPDSSNTAALGYASESQKLGQRCKYDIGLIRNHYVGRTFISPGQKSREQKVRTKFNPVRGVIEDRVVIIVDDSIVRGTTSRYLVDMIRECNPAEIHFIVSSPPIISPCYYGMDFPSPEELIANKFDRDIDRMAKEIGVDSLRYLSAEGLVSAVKEANPSGHDYCTACFTGDYPVPVNFGVEKEANELV, encoded by the coding sequence ATGAGCGACAAACCTCGCGAGTATTGTGGAATTTACGGTATCTATAATCATCCCGATGCAGCCATTCATACCTACTATGGATTGCATGCACTTCAGCATAGGGGACAAGAGTCAGCAGGTATTGTAACATCTTATTTTGACGATGATAAAGAGCGTTACGCCATGCCCGCTTATAAAGATTTTGGGTTGGTATTGAATGTGTTTAGCAAATCTAAAATCTTCAAAAAGATATTGAAGGGTAATAATGCCATCGGGCATAACCGCTATTCAACCTCCGGTTCTTCCAAAAACCCGGCAAACATTCAGCCTTTCAGGGTCCATTACAGAAACGGAAATCTGGCTATCGGGCATAACGGAAATTTGTCGAATGCTAAACAAATACGTGACCGGTTTAGGAAGGAAGGGGTTCTTTTCCAAAGTACATCCGATACCGAACTGATCCTTCATCTGATTTCACACAGCGATAAAGAAGATCAGATGGAGCAAATTATGGATGCCCTGAACCAAATTGAAGGGGCATATTGTCTGGTTATTCTTACCGATGACAAATTGATAGCTGTTCGGGACCCCAATGGTTTTAGACCTTTGGCACTTGGAAAAGTTGACGGCGCATACTGCGTTTCAAGTGAAACCTGTGCTTTCGACATTAACAATGCTGAATATATTCGGGATGTACAGCCCGGTGAAGTAGTGGTTATTGATAGAGAAGCAGATGAGAATAATGAGCCCAAGTCCTACTCTATACCGCCTAAGGAAGGAACGGGAACCAGTCAATGTATTTTTGAATATGTGTACTTTTCTCGTCCGGATAGTAAGATTTTTGGGGAAATGGTGGACAAAATCAGGCGTAACCTTGGTAAGCAACTCGCCAAAGAGCATCCAATAGATGATATTGTAAAGAACAATAAGACTGGCAAGAAGCCGGTGGTTATTTCTGTCCCTGATTCCAGTAATACAGCAGCTCTTGGATATGCCAGTGAAAGCCAGAAATTAGGTCAGCGTTGTAAATACGATATTGGCTTGATTCGTAACCATTATGTAGGAAGAACTTTTATCTCTCCGGGGCAAAAGTCCCGCGAACAGAAAGTTCGAACAAAGTTTAATCCTGTTCGGGGAGTTATAGAAGATCGGGTTGTCATTATTGTTGATGATTCCATTGTGAGGGGAACCACATCCCGCTATCTAGTAGATATGATTCGCGAGTGTAATCCTGCAGAGATTCATTTCATTGTTAGCTCACCGCCTATAATTAGTCCATGCTACTACGGTATGGATTTCCCTAGTCCGGAAGAACTAATCGCTAATAAATTTGATCGAGACATTGATAGAATGGCAAAAGAAATTGGGGTTGATAGCCTTAGGTATTTATCAGCTGAAGGACTCGTCAGCGCTGTTAAAGAAGCAAACCCATCGGGCCATGATTATTGCACCGCTTGCTTTACCGGCGATTATCCGGTTCCGGTGAATTTTGGTGTCGAGAAAGAAGCAAATGAGCTTGTTTGA
- a CDS encoding excinuclease ABC subunit C, whose translation MHFTYIIYSKTKDQYYTGSTSVGVVKRIERHNAGWSRSTKSGIPWQIVYIKGFEIKSEALK comes from the coding sequence ATGCATTTCACATACATAATTTATAGTAAAACTAAGGATCAGTACTATACGGGGTCAACATCAGTTGGGGTTGTAAAGCGTATTGAACGACACAATGCAGGTTGGTCACGCTCCACAAAATCAGGAATTCCCTGGCAGATTGTATATATCAAAGGTTTTGAAATTAAAAGTGAGGCGCTAAAATGA
- a CDS encoding fatty acid hydroxylase, giving the protein MDWLYLAGFTIAGMVGMEVVSYCVHRWLFHGILWDIHESHHKPDHGLFELNDIFSLFFAGVSIWLMVDGAEAMFSSPAFGIGAGIAAYGVLYFIIHDLFTHKRFVPFSSDSKIMKLVRRAHQRHHQDVGKEGAEPYGLFLFPYDKYPERKRKFDR; this is encoded by the coding sequence ATGGATTGGTTATATTTGGCGGGTTTCACAATAGCAGGAATGGTGGGGATGGAAGTTGTTTCCTATTGTGTGCACCGCTGGTTGTTTCACGGAATTTTGTGGGATATTCACGAATCACATCATAAACCTGACCATGGACTGTTCGAGCTAAACGATATTTTCTCACTATTTTTTGCAGGAGTTTCAATCTGGCTGATGGTAGATGGGGCGGAAGCCATGTTTAGTTCCCCGGCATTTGGGATTGGAGCCGGCATCGCCGCCTACGGAGTGCTGTACTTTATAATCCACGACCTGTTCACACACAAACGATTTGTGCCCTTCAGCAGCGACAGTAAAATTATGAAGCTGGTTCGAAGAGCACATCAGCGACATCATCAGGATGTGGGCAAAGAGGGAGCGGAACCCTATGGCTTATTTTTGTTTCCCTATGACAAATACCCTGAGCGAAAGCGAAAATTTGATCGGTGA
- a CDS encoding ribulose 1,5-bisphosphate carboxylase, with amino-acid sequence MNRFTVFYRITCYDGENIDEKLRWICLEQGVELPEEVVSQAILDKVAGQVLDVKPLGKNSYQASISWPIENAGADQTQFLNILFGNISLKRGIKVTSVDWENLTDLFQGPMFGIEGIREEFGIKERPMACGVLKPMGLSADEMASQARQFALGGIDMIKDDHGLANQEYAPFQERVSKVAQALQLAMKESGVLTRYFPNITASGSKLIENYELAADLGADGVMVLPDLCGYESMHELAQHKLDLAIIAHPSFSGTFVTDPEHGFTPAFLYGELYRAFGADFTIYPNTGGRFSFTPEECKELNKAARNSNSPFKPVLPMPGGGMKRETLPHWISEYGNDTVFLLGASMLQHPSGLEAAAKEVSEVLLS; translated from the coding sequence GTGAATCGATTCACCGTATTTTATAGGATTACCTGTTACGATGGCGAAAACATTGATGAAAAGCTTCGCTGGATATGCCTTGAACAGGGTGTTGAATTACCCGAAGAGGTCGTATCTCAAGCAATTCTTGATAAAGTAGCCGGGCAGGTTCTGGATGTTAAACCATTAGGCAAAAATAGTTATCAAGCCTCTATCAGTTGGCCGATTGAAAATGCTGGAGCCGATCAAACCCAGTTTCTTAATATACTATTTGGCAACATTTCACTGAAAAGGGGAATTAAGGTCACTTCTGTCGATTGGGAAAATCTTACTGACTTATTTCAAGGCCCAATGTTTGGGATAGAAGGTATAAGAGAAGAATTTGGGATCAAAGAACGACCGATGGCATGTGGGGTCTTAAAGCCAATGGGGCTCTCCGCAGATGAAATGGCTAGTCAGGCTCGCCAATTTGCTTTAGGCGGTATTGATATGATTAAAGATGATCACGGGCTAGCTAATCAAGAATATGCTCCGTTTCAAGAACGGGTTTCAAAAGTTGCTCAGGCATTACAATTAGCAATGAAGGAGTCCGGAGTGCTGACCCGCTACTTCCCGAATATCACCGCAAGCGGATCAAAACTGATTGAGAATTACGAACTTGCTGCTGATCTGGGGGCTGACGGAGTGATGGTTCTCCCAGATTTATGTGGATATGAAAGTATGCATGAACTTGCTCAGCATAAGCTTGATTTAGCAATTATCGCGCATCCATCTTTTTCAGGAACTTTTGTAACGGATCCGGAACATGGATTCACACCTGCTTTTTTGTACGGAGAACTATATCGGGCATTTGGAGCTGATTTTACGATTTACCCAAATACCGGCGGGCGGTTTTCATTCACTCCAGAGGAATGTAAAGAATTAAATAAGGCTGCAAGAAATAGTAATTCACCATTTAAACCAGTCCTTCCTATGCCCGGTGGCGGTATGAAAAGGGAGACACTGCCTCACTGGATAAGTGAATATGGCAACGATACGGTTTTTCTGTTGGGAGCCAGCATGCTTCAGCACCCGAGTGGATTAGAGGCTGCAGCAAAAGAGGTTTCTGAAGTTTTATTGAGCTAA
- a CDS encoding peptidase S24: MEGLEIYQGGSAKKQRNEVKLSQKAETGFVSPAADHLQKPLDLEELIVHRPAATFYVRAEGNAMKASGVHDGDILVVDRSVHPTDGAIVIAAIEEEPVIRRLVKRGSRLFLISDDARFEPISIHPDTNWLIWGVVTHVIHRYET; encoded by the coding sequence ATGGAGGGACTCGAAATTTATCAGGGAGGTTCAGCAAAGAAGCAGCGAAATGAGGTCAAGCTTTCCCAAAAAGCTGAGACCGGTTTTGTTTCTCCAGCTGCTGATCACCTCCAAAAACCATTGGATTTGGAAGAGCTGATTGTGCATAGGCCGGCCGCTACTTTTTATGTGCGGGCTGAAGGAAATGCTATGAAAGCATCGGGTGTGCATGACGGTGACATCCTTGTTGTTGATCGTTCCGTACATCCTACTGACGGAGCCATTGTAATAGCCGCGATCGAAGAGGAGCCTGTGATAAGGAGGCTGGTTAAGAGAGGGTCGCGGTTATTTTTAATTTCAGACGATGCCCGGTTCGAGCCCATCTCCATTCACCCCGATACTAACTGGCTAATCTGGGGCGTAGTCACGCATGTTATTCACCGGTACGAGACATGA
- a CDS encoding phosphohydrolase: MSKSLLLSKTENYVRKKLEGEGTGHDWWHIHRVRNTALKLAIEEKANLFIVEMAALLHDIADHKFHDGNEEIGPATAKKWLQELKVEEPLIIHICDIIRDVSFKGADVETPMKTIEGKIVQDADRLDALGAIGIARAFAYGGYKGRELYNPDIKPEAHDSFEAYKKSTGPTINHFYEKLFLLKDRMNTDSGKQEAEKRHQFMKEYVDQFMAEWDGNSEL; the protein is encoded by the coding sequence ATGAGTAAATCTCTGCTGCTATCCAAAACAGAAAATTACGTTCGGAAAAAACTTGAGGGTGAAGGCACTGGTCACGATTGGTGGCATATCCACCGGGTTCGAAATACGGCTTTAAAGCTTGCTATAGAAGAAAAGGCTAATCTTTTTATTGTTGAAATGGCTGCATTATTGCACGACATCGCTGATCATAAATTCCACGATGGGAATGAAGAAATTGGTCCTGCTACCGCAAAAAAATGGCTTCAGGAATTAAAGGTAGAAGAACCTCTTATCATCCATATTTGCGATATTATTCGGGATGTCTCTTTTAAAGGAGCAGATGTAGAAACCCCCATGAAAACCATTGAGGGGAAAATAGTACAAGATGCAGATCGCCTTGATGCTCTGGGTGCTATCGGTATTGCCCGTGCTTTTGCTTACGGCGGATATAAGGGTCGCGAGCTTTATAATCCCGACATCAAACCCGAAGCTCATGATTCGTTTGAGGCCTACAAAAAAAGTACCGGGCCAACCATCAACCACTTCTACGAAAAACTCTTTCTACTCAAAGACCGGATGAACACTGATTCAGGAAAACAAGAAGCCGAAAAAAGACACCAGTTCATGAAAGAGTACGTAGATCAGTTTATGGCCGAATGGGATGGAAATTCTGAATTATAA
- a CDS encoding FAD-dependent oxidoreductase, whose protein sequence is MINTERSFWEAELYYQKYNLIVVGAGLTGQSIAHFYKKTHPQKKVLVLDRGFFPIGASTRNAGFACFGSVTEHISDMEIEEESNIVDRIRRRWTGLKLLRETLGDSSIGYQEPGAYEVFTDSEVYEKALDHLDMCNRWLKEASGLEDVYQATEVNDFSAISIKGEGCLHPGKMMKTLYEQNLKLGIEFRWQSKVESIHAEEGIVRLENQIEFKGDQLAVATNSFTAELLDEVEIKPGRGFVFVTKPIPDFKWKGTYHYDRGYYYFRGVGDNQLLLGGGRSLDIDVETTILFGTNEKIRNHLISFANDVLNLPEGWEVEKEWSGIMGFTNTKSPILKRVSDKTIVVAGLSGMGVALGMQLGKEAAERLGDIVI, encoded by the coding sequence ATGATAAATACTGAGCGATCTTTTTGGGAAGCTGAATTATATTATCAGAAGTATAACCTGATTGTAGTTGGGGCCGGACTTACGGGCCAGTCGATTGCTCATTTCTACAAAAAAACTCACCCTCAGAAAAAAGTGCTTGTCTTGGATCGCGGGTTTTTCCCGATTGGTGCCAGTACCCGAAATGCTGGCTTCGCTTGTTTCGGATCTGTAACTGAGCATATCTCTGATATGGAAATTGAAGAGGAATCGAATATTGTCGATCGCATTCGCAGAAGGTGGACCGGATTGAAGCTGCTTCGGGAAACATTGGGAGACAGCTCTATAGGTTATCAGGAACCGGGAGCGTATGAGGTTTTTACTGATTCAGAGGTTTATGAAAAAGCTTTAGATCATCTGGACATGTGTAACCGCTGGCTTAAAGAAGCATCAGGTTTAGAGGATGTTTATCAGGCTACAGAAGTAAATGATTTCTCAGCAATCAGTATTAAAGGAGAAGGATGTCTTCACCCCGGCAAAATGATGAAAACTTTATATGAACAAAATCTGAAGTTGGGAATTGAGTTCAGGTGGCAATCAAAAGTAGAGTCAATTCATGCTGAAGAAGGCATTGTTAGGCTTGAAAATCAGATTGAGTTTAAGGGCGATCAGCTTGCAGTTGCTACCAATTCATTTACGGCTGAATTATTGGATGAGGTAGAAATAAAGCCCGGACGTGGTTTCGTATTTGTTACTAAGCCAATTCCCGATTTCAAATGGAAGGGCACCTATCATTATGATCGGGGTTACTATTATTTTCGTGGTGTTGGGGATAACCAATTGTTGCTTGGCGGAGGTCGAAGTTTAGACATTGATGTTGAGACAACAATTTTATTTGGGACGAATGAAAAAATCCGAAATCATCTCATATCCTTTGCAAATGATGTTTTAAACCTTCCTGAAGGATGGGAAGTTGAAAAAGAATGGTCGGGAATCATGGGGTTTACAAATACTAAGAGTCCCATTCTGAAAAGAGTTTCAGATAAAACCATCGTAGTTGCAGGGCTCAGCGGTATGGGGGTAGCACTTGGAATGCAGCTTGGTAAAGAAGCAGCGGAACGGTTGGGTGATATAGTGATATAG
- a CDS encoding peroxiredoxin, giving the protein MPTKKAEAVWSGDLKSGMGTMKFGSGAFEGSYTFASRFENGKGTNPEELIGAAHAGCYAMAFSNELDSAGFTPNSMDVQADVTLDPEAGAITTIKLTAKGDVPNIDEDKFQEIAEAAKKGCPVSKALAGVDIQLDASLS; this is encoded by the coding sequence ATGCCTACTAAGAAAGCAGAAGCAGTTTGGAGCGGAGATTTAAAATCCGGAATGGGAACAATGAAATTTGGAAGTGGAGCCTTTGAAGGGTCTTACACTTTTGCTTCCCGGTTCGAAAACGGAAAAGGTACAAATCCAGAAGAACTTATTGGTGCTGCCCATGCGGGATGTTATGCAATGGCTTTTTCTAATGAGCTTGACTCAGCTGGATTCACACCAAACTCTATGGACGTACAAGCTGATGTAACTCTTGACCCTGAAGCCGGAGCTATTACAACGATAAAGTTGACTGCGAAAGGTGATGTACCCAACATTGATGAAGATAAATTCCAGGAAATTGCGGAAGCCGCTAAGAAAGGTTGCCCCGTATCAAAAGCACTGGCAGGAGTTGATATACAACTCGATGCAAGTCTCTCCTGA